One Deinococcus sp. LM3 genomic region harbors:
- the ribF gene encoding riboflavin biosynthesis protein RibF, with amino-acid sequence MKTYVSPGQRPDTATVVAVGSFDGVHLGHQALIAQLKAKAREHRVPSVVYTFDPPTRVLTQGVEFLSTLPEKLDLLGRYGVDETIAASFTPEFAARPKEAFLDDLRQLRPRTVVVGEDFHFGRGRAGGVDDLRRVAPEVVTLPMHQLGGEDIKSTRIREYLKAGDVVGAGRLLGRHYDAQGVVVQGDRLGRTIGWPTANIRVPDGKALPLGVFAVVAVGDPALEGGGRWHGVANVGFRPTVSGVDRRFEVNLFDFSGDLYGQELQVKFFAHLRGEQKFSGLDELKAQIARDADAAREALKDVR; translated from the coding sequence GTGAAGACGTACGTCTCCCCTGGCCAGCGCCCCGACACGGCGACGGTCGTGGCGGTCGGGTCGTTCGACGGCGTGCACCTGGGCCATCAGGCGTTGATCGCGCAGTTGAAGGCCAAGGCGCGTGAGCACCGCGTGCCGAGCGTGGTGTACACCTTCGATCCGCCCACGCGGGTGCTGACGCAGGGCGTGGAGTTCCTGTCCACCCTGCCCGAGAAACTGGACCTGCTGGGCCGTTACGGTGTGGACGAGACGATCGCGGCGTCGTTCACGCCGGAGTTCGCGGCGCGGCCCAAGGAGGCGTTCCTGGACGACCTGCGGCAGCTGCGCCCCCGCACGGTCGTGGTCGGCGAGGACTTCCATTTCGGGCGGGGCCGGGCGGGCGGCGTGGACGACCTGCGCCGGGTCGCGCCGGAGGTGGTGACGCTGCCGATGCATCAGCTGGGCGGCGAGGACATCAAGAGCACCCGCATCCGCGAGTACCTGAAGGCCGGGGACGTGGTGGGCGCGGGCCGCCTGCTGGGCCGCCACTACGACGCGCAGGGCGTGGTGGTGCAGGGTGACCGCTTAGGCCGCACCATCGGCTGGCCCACCGCGAACATCCGCGTGCCGGACGGCAAGGCCCTGCCGCTGGGCGTGTTCGCGGTCGTGGCGGTCGGGGACCCGGCACTGGAGGGTGGGGGCCGCTGGCACGGCGTGGCGAACGTGGGTTTCCGCCCGACCGTCAGCGGCGTGGACCGGCGCTTCGAGGTGAACCTGTTCGATTTCAGCGGCGACCTGTACGGGCAGGAGTTGCAGGTGAAGTTCTTCGCGCACCTGCGCGGCGAGCAGAAGTTCAGCGGCCTGGACGAACTGAAAGCCCAGATCGCCCGCGACGCCGACGCCGCCCGCGAAGCCCTGAAAGACGTCCGCTGA
- a CDS encoding 1,4-dihydroxy-6-naphthoate synthase, which produces MSPDALSPVASDLPAVLDLGYSLCPNDTFIFHALHAGLVQGPLPVREVLEDVQTLNDWATQGRLPMTKISYRAYFGVMDRYVALRAGGALGRGVGPLIVTRGDVQDLNGRTVASPGALTTAELLLRLVFPQVNVIRMRYDEVMPAVQRGEFGGQPIDAGLIIHESRFTFHEYGLTRLLDLGAWWEEDTGLPLPLGAILVRRDLPLAMQRDLNAAVRGSLEYAYAHPEASRGYIREHALEMSDEVMQAHIDLYVNPFSLDVGEEGERAVQELHRRAVQVGAAPATTQPLFVPLT; this is translated from the coding sequence ATGAGCCCGGATGCCCTTTCCCCTGTTGCGAGTGACCTGCCGGCGGTGCTGGACCTGGGGTACTCGCTGTGCCCGAACGACACGTTCATCTTTCACGCGCTGCACGCGGGGCTGGTGCAGGGGCCGCTGCCGGTGCGTGAGGTGCTGGAGGACGTGCAGACCCTGAACGACTGGGCCACGCAGGGCCGCCTGCCCATGACGAAAATCAGTTACCGCGCGTACTTCGGCGTCATGGACCGGTACGTGGCGCTGCGCGCTGGCGGGGCGCTGGGCCGGGGCGTGGGGCCGCTGATCGTGACGCGCGGGGACGTGCAGGACCTGAATGGCCGCACGGTCGCCTCGCCGGGCGCGCTGACCACGGCGGAACTGCTGCTGAGGCTGGTGTTCCCGCAGGTGAACGTGATCCGCATGCGTTACGACGAGGTCATGCCCGCCGTGCAGCGCGGCGAGTTCGGGGGGCAGCCCATCGACGCGGGCCTGATCATCCACGAGTCGCGCTTCACCTTCCACGAGTACGGATTGACCCGCCTGCTGGACCTGGGCGCGTGGTGGGAGGAGGACACGGGCCTGCCGCTCCCGCTGGGCGCGATCCTGGTGCGCCGGGACCTGCCGCTGGCCATGCAGCGCGACCTGAACGCGGCGGTGCGCGGCAGCCTGGAGTACGCGTACGCGCACCCGGAGGCGTCACGCGGGTACATCCGCGAGCACGCGCTGGAGATGTCCGACGAGGTCATGCAGGCGCACATCGACCTGTACGTGAATCCCTTCAGCCTGGACGTGGGCGAGGAGGGCGAGCGGGCCGTGCAGGAACTGCACCGCCGGGCCGTTCAGGTCGGGGCCGCGCCCGCCACCACGCAGCCGCTGTTCGTGCCGCTGACCTGA
- a CDS encoding sorbosone dehydrogenase family protein gives MRHTPLSVFTAVLSTALFSASLAQTAPPTPRPIAPGEPPVTVTATRNEPTPLEFTAEQLKRLKVPAGFTLKVMATGLGNARMLHVMPDGGIYLSRRAQGDVWYLKDTNRDGQISAAERRQVAQNMKLAHGMDVKDGRMYVVGEKTIWVMDIARDGSLSVPRVFADGFPDAGQHPARTLKWGPDGYLYASFGSTNNDAPTPNPEEATMLRLSPDGKTREIFARGLRHTIGFGWHPVSGVLYGADQGSDWHGDNIPPEELNVIERGKNYGWPFCYGDRQPDPYVNVGNIPGKITKAEYCAGTQGSVLNYTAHAAAIAMNYYTGTQFPAEYRNDAFIAFRGSWNRSEPSGYEIARVVFDAQNRPERIEPFITGFVYQDGDVWKQFGRVAGVATYTDGSLLFTDDQSGVIYRVLYTGGN, from the coding sequence ATGCGCCACACCCCCCTGTCCGTGTTCACGGCGGTCCTGTCGACCGCCCTCTTTTCCGCGTCGCTGGCCCAGACGGCCCCGCCCACGCCCCGCCCGATCGCGCCGGGCGAGCCGCCCGTGACGGTCACCGCGACCCGTAACGAGCCCACCCCGCTGGAATTCACGGCGGAGCAACTGAAGCGCCTGAAGGTCCCGGCGGGGTTCACGCTGAAGGTCATGGCGACCGGGCTGGGGAACGCCCGCATGCTGCACGTCATGCCGGACGGCGGGATCTACCTGTCGCGCCGCGCGCAGGGCGACGTGTGGTACCTGAAAGACACCAACCGTGACGGGCAGATCAGCGCTGCGGAGCGGCGTCAGGTGGCGCAGAACATGAAGCTCGCGCACGGCATGGACGTCAAGGACGGCCGGATGTACGTGGTGGGCGAGAAGACCATCTGGGTGATGGACATCGCCCGCGACGGGTCGCTGAGCGTGCCGCGCGTGTTCGCGGACGGCTTCCCGGACGCCGGGCAGCACCCGGCCCGCACCCTGAAGTGGGGCCCGGACGGGTACCTGTACGCCAGCTTCGGCTCCACGAACAACGACGCCCCCACCCCCAACCCGGAGGAGGCGACGATGCTGCGCCTCAGCCCGGACGGCAAGACCCGTGAGATCTTCGCGCGGGGCCTGCGCCACACCATCGGCTTCGGGTGGCACCCGGTCAGCGGCGTGCTGTACGGCGCGGATCAGGGGAGCGACTGGCACGGCGACAACATCCCGCCCGAGGAACTGAACGTGATCGAACGCGGGAAGAACTACGGCTGGCCCTTCTGCTACGGCGACCGGCAACCCGACCCGTACGTGAACGTGGGCAATATTCCGGGCAAGATCACCAAGGCCGAGTACTGCGCGGGCACGCAGGGCAGCGTCCTGAACTACACGGCGCACGCGGCGGCCATCGCCATGAACTACTACACCGGCACGCAGTTCCCGGCCGAGTACCGCAACGACGCGTTCATCGCGTTCCGTGGCTCCTGGAACCGCAGCGAACCCAGCGGGTACGAGATCGCGCGGGTCGTGTTCGACGCGCAGAACAGACCCGAGCGGATCGAGCCGTTCATCACGGGCTTCGTGTACCAGGACGGCGACGTCTGGAAGCAGTTCGGGCGGGTGGCGGGCGTCGCCACGTACACGGACGGCAGCCTGCTGTTCACGGACGACCAGAGCGGCGTCATCTACCGCGTGCTGTACACCGGGGGGAACTGA
- a CDS encoding ABC transporter permease, producing the protein MLTLLSLEYRKLFGARSVRLALLVTFLMPLLWAFAPRLSALIQVNLVSGWQLPAVSIGVTIGYLLPLFIAVTVAEMIGSEVSQGTLAPLLLRPVDRTKVIASKLITALSYPFLLIFSTVLGSLLAGIPLGFGTFTGGTGLGPGLFVGVGQLTSDAAFAEVLRGSFLAGVVLMPIAALSLLFGVLYLNTAAAALATFAALIVMRLLVVLPEAIQRILLTSQLNLYVQQGDIAQPLILLLIYTAGFGLMSIFAFDRRDV; encoded by the coding sequence ATGCTGACCCTGCTGTCCCTGGAGTACCGCAAACTGTTCGGAGCGCGCAGCGTGCGACTGGCCCTGCTGGTCACGTTCCTGATGCCGCTGCTGTGGGCCTTCGCGCCGCGCCTGAGCGCCCTGATCCAGGTGAATCTCGTGAGCGGCTGGCAGCTGCCGGCCGTGAGTATCGGCGTGACCATCGGCTACCTGCTGCCGCTGTTCATCGCCGTGACCGTCGCCGAGATGATCGGCTCGGAAGTCTCGCAGGGCACGCTGGCCCCGCTGCTGCTGCGCCCGGTCGACCGCACCAAGGTCATTGCCAGCAAACTGATCACGGCGCTGTCCTACCCCTTCCTGCTGATCTTCTCGACCGTGCTGGGTTCGCTGCTGGCGGGTATTCCGCTGGGCTTCGGGACGTTCACGGGCGGCACCGGACTGGGGCCGGGGCTGTTCGTGGGCGTGGGACAACTGACGAGCGACGCGGCCTTCGCCGAGGTGCTGCGCGGCTCGTTCCTGGCCGGCGTGGTCCTGATGCCCATCGCGGCGCTGTCGCTGCTGTTCGGCGTGCTGTACCTGAACACCGCCGCCGCCGCCCTGGCGACCTTCGCGGCCCTGATCGTCATGCGCCTGCTGGTGGTGCTACCCGAGGCGATCCAGCGCATCCTGCTGACCAGCCAGCTGAACCTGTACGTGCAGCAGGGCGATATCGCGCAGCCGCTGATACTGCTGCTGATCTACACGGCCGGTTTCGGCCTGATGAGCATCTTCGCCTTCGACCGCCGC
- a CDS encoding NUDIX hydrolase: MSGSQDGPGAAGTRVVFDGHIVRLEIMDGKWEIVRHASAVAVLALNGRGEMLLVRQARRAVGAVTVEAPAGLIDAGEEPVGAARRELQEEAGLDGDMELLTRFYSSPGFCDEELFVFHATNLRESKLPHDEDEEGIEVLWLPPAQVLAGLRDGSLVGSASTVTAALYGLQLLAGSTAGSAGQEPS, from the coding sequence ATGAGCGGAAGTCAGGACGGGCCGGGCGCGGCGGGCACGCGGGTGGTGTTCGACGGGCACATCGTGCGCCTGGAGATCATGGACGGCAAGTGGGAGATCGTGCGGCACGCGAGCGCCGTGGCGGTCCTGGCCCTGAACGGGCGCGGCGAGATGCTGCTGGTGCGGCAGGCGCGGCGGGCGGTGGGCGCGGTGACGGTGGAGGCCCCGGCGGGCCTGATCGACGCGGGCGAGGAACCGGTGGGCGCGGCGCGGCGGGAGTTGCAGGAGGAGGCCGGGCTGGACGGGGACATGGAACTCCTGACGCGCTTCTACTCCAGTCCCGGTTTCTGTGACGAGGAGCTGTTCGTGTTCCACGCGACGAACCTGCGCGAGAGCAAGTTGCCGCACGACGAGGACGAGGAGGGCATCGAGGTGCTGTGGCTGCCGCCGGCGCAGGTGCTGGCGGGCCTGCGGGACGGATCGCTGGTCGGGAGTGCCTCGACGGTGACGGCGGCCCTGTACGGCCTTCAGCTGCTGGCCGGGAGCACTGCCGGGAGTGCGGGGCAGGAGCCGTCGTGA
- a CDS encoding DUF262 domain-containing protein translates to MEPYTITKILEEVQKGEIRIPAFQRGFVWEPDNVAFLMDSIYKGYPFGALLFWQTRERLKFDRSLGPFDLPEPREEYPIFYVLDGQQRITSIFGVFQSEVDISANSDWKDIYFDYTKQGNAQEPLFFALAAEEVDPERHFPLKTLFNPAKFFEYANKVHSDHQPKVVEMQQRFVGVQIPIQTFRTEEKSAVATIFERINRQGIPLDTLQLLSAWTWSEEFQLHGRFAELAEELEPFGFSEMSDDMNLILRCCAAILVNDASPESLMSITGEQIRTNFEKILNGIRGAVDYLQNEFYVASLRNLPFTTIMVPLSVFFAVDGNREVQYDAQQRSELNRWFWRTCFSKRYSSGVLRNLKRDIEEMVKLRDSGVSNLGNFKAAVGETFFSGSTFKMNAVDTKTFILLLASASPRTFISGSPINLQDKLRQHNKAEFHHMMPRKFLISSGQNNAISENVLANFCFISRAENRKLGGDAPSIYREKMDKAPEILAHAFTGEVLFDDNYSKFIEERSKKLSETANMLCQNP, encoded by the coding sequence ATGGAGCCATACACAATCACGAAAATTCTGGAGGAAGTTCAGAAAGGCGAAATTAGAATTCCTGCATTTCAAAGGGGATTCGTTTGGGAGCCTGATAATGTTGCATTTTTGATGGATAGTATTTATAAAGGGTATCCATTTGGGGCATTATTATTTTGGCAAACTAGAGAAAGATTGAAGTTTGATAGATCGCTTGGGCCTTTTGATCTACCTGAGCCGCGCGAGGAATATCCCATCTTTTATGTACTTGATGGACAGCAGCGGATCACTTCTATTTTTGGAGTTTTTCAATCAGAAGTGGATATTTCTGCGAATTCTGATTGGAAAGATATATACTTCGACTATACAAAGCAGGGGAATGCGCAGGAGCCACTATTTTTTGCATTGGCTGCTGAAGAGGTTGATCCTGAGAGGCATTTTCCTTTGAAGACTTTGTTCAATCCTGCGAAATTCTTTGAATACGCCAATAAAGTTCATTCTGACCATCAGCCAAAAGTGGTTGAGATGCAGCAGAGATTTGTAGGAGTTCAAATACCCATCCAGACCTTTAGAACAGAGGAAAAAAGTGCTGTAGCTACAATTTTTGAGCGGATCAATCGCCAGGGCATACCACTTGACACACTTCAATTGTTAAGTGCTTGGACTTGGAGCGAAGAGTTTCAATTGCACGGCAGATTTGCTGAGTTGGCAGAAGAACTTGAGCCATTCGGATTTAGTGAAATGAGTGACGACATGAATCTCATTTTACGATGCTGTGCGGCAATTCTGGTAAACGATGCCTCGCCAGAATCTTTAATGTCAATTACTGGAGAGCAGATTCGTACTAACTTTGAAAAAATTCTGAATGGAATCCGCGGCGCGGTGGACTATCTGCAGAATGAATTCTATGTCGCCTCGTTGAGAAATCTGCCATTCACGACCATTATGGTGCCACTCAGTGTATTCTTTGCGGTAGATGGTAATAGAGAAGTGCAATATGATGCGCAGCAGCGTTCTGAATTGAATCGCTGGTTCTGGAGAACGTGCTTTTCTAAGAGATATAGCAGTGGTGTTCTGAGGAATCTGAAGCGGGATATTGAGGAGATGGTAAAACTAAGAGACTCTGGTGTTAGCAATCTTGGTAACTTCAAGGCTGCCGTCGGTGAAACTTTCTTTAGTGGAAGTACATTTAAAATGAACGCAGTTGACACTAAGACGTTCATCCTTCTGTTGGCATCCGCGAGTCCTCGAACATTTATATCTGGGTCGCCTATCAATTTGCAAGACAAGCTGCGTCAACACAATAAGGCTGAATTTCACCACATGATGCCGCGAAAATTTCTTATCAGCTCAGGGCAAAACAATGCGATTTCAGAAAACGTCCTAGCTAACTTTTGCTTTATTTCTAGAGCTGAGAATAGAAAGCTGGGAGGCGATGCGCCAAGTATCTATCGAGAAAAGATGGACAAAGCGCCGGAGATTTTGGCTCATGCCTTTACTGGAGAAGTGTTATTCGATGATAACTATTCGAAATTTATTGAGGAAAGGTCTAAAAAACTGTCTGAGACTGCTAATATGCTGTGTCAGAACCCATAA
- the dgt gene encoding dGTP triphosphohydrolase translates to MITRRDLEAREASTLAPHATLSRDHRGREHPEAESDTRTAFQRDRDRVLHTTAFRRLEAKTQVFLSAAGDHYRTRLTHTLEVQQVARSVALSLGLNETLAETIALAHDLGHPPFGHAGERVLNTLMQEHGGFNHNLQARRIVTLLEHPKSEYAGLNLTLDTLDGLNKHHRDGLGQPSLEAQLVDAADALAYTAHDLDDGLRSGLITPDHLAGLPLWQALLSATGVNPHPLTEQGRRTLHRHLLGWLIRDLTHASNHAITTSGLHTPTQVRAHPGGLITYSPATQTLLGGARTFLRDNLYRHWRVEMQVEQATRVLTTLFTALQQRPSMLPPSYRDLARTSGLPRATCDYLAGMTDRYALEMHAALTATGTPATWPR, encoded by the coding sequence ATGATCACGCGCCGCGACCTGGAAGCCCGCGAGGCCAGCACCCTGGCCCCCCACGCCACCCTGAGCCGCGACCACCGGGGCCGCGAGCACCCGGAAGCCGAGAGCGACACCCGCACCGCCTTCCAGCGCGACCGGGACCGCGTGCTGCACACGACCGCCTTCCGCCGCCTGGAAGCCAAGACGCAGGTGTTCCTCTCGGCCGCCGGCGACCACTACCGCACCCGCCTGACCCACACCCTGGAAGTGCAGCAGGTCGCCCGCAGCGTCGCCCTGAGCCTCGGCCTGAACGAGACCCTGGCCGAAACCATCGCCCTGGCCCACGACCTCGGCCACCCCCCCTTCGGGCACGCCGGGGAACGCGTCCTGAACACCCTCATGCAGGAACACGGAGGCTTCAACCACAACCTGCAGGCGCGGCGCATCGTCACGCTCCTGGAGCACCCCAAAAGCGAGTACGCGGGCCTGAACCTCACCCTCGACACCCTCGACGGCCTGAACAAACACCACCGCGACGGCCTGGGCCAGCCCAGCCTCGAAGCGCAACTCGTGGACGCCGCCGACGCCCTGGCCTACACCGCCCACGACCTCGACGACGGCCTGCGCAGCGGCCTGATCACCCCCGACCACCTCGCCGGACTGCCCCTCTGGCAGGCACTCCTGAGCGCCACCGGCGTCAACCCCCACCCCCTGACCGAACAGGGCCGCCGCACCCTGCACCGCCACCTGCTCGGCTGGCTCATCCGCGACCTCACCCACGCCAGCAACCACGCCATCACCACCAGCGGCCTTCACACCCCCACCCAGGTCCGCGCGCACCCCGGCGGCCTGATCACCTACAGCCCCGCCACGCAGACCCTCCTGGGCGGCGCCCGCACCTTCCTGCGCGACAACCTCTACCGCCACTGGCGAGTCGAGATGCAGGTCGAGCAGGCCACCCGCGTCCTCACCACCCTGTTCACCGCCCTCCAGCAGCGCCCCAGCATGCTGCCCCCCAGCTACCGCGACCTCGCCCGAACCAGCGGCCTGCCCCGCGCCACCTGCGACTACCTGGCCGGCATGACCGACCGCTACGCCCTCGAAATGCACGCCGCCCTCACCGCTACCGGCACCCCTGCCACCTGGCCCCGCTGA
- a CDS encoding superoxide dismutase family protein — translation MQRISRKRTLLTAALLGGAALTGIGLAGGADMPLPAPASTPLKATAALRDTAGQVRGTATFEQQGGGVRVSVTVSGLTPGQHGMHVHEFGRCTPGVDAATNTVVAFGGAGGHFDPGMSRNHDDPQADNHAGHGGDLPMLTVGADGTGRASFTTAKVSLTGMNGVLNRSLVIHAQPDDYRSDPSGLTGARERCGVITRDSFSVRDYPLPGPQDFPEGVAVDAARGVAYTGSAATGTIYAVNLGSGAVTKFAEGGGQGRASALGLKVDAQGRVWAAGGASGTVSVLRPDGFPVAILNTPKSPNAYVNDLTPAPDGNVYVTDSSRPVIFRVTPDLKLSAWLDLSGTPIRYAPGINLNGIVATPDGRALLTVQLNTGELWRIDLRTRAVRRVMTGLTRGDGLLLDGRTLYVVRNAEGVITKVNLNADFTAGQIVAEEPLMGLRFPTTLAAFGGDLIVPQGQLDKLQGGTPETPFRLTRFNKF, via the coding sequence ATGCAGCGCATCTCAAGAAAGCGCACCCTGCTCACGGCGGCCCTGCTGGGCGGCGCAGCCCTGACCGGGATCGGTCTGGCGGGCGGGGCGGACATGCCCCTGCCCGCCCCGGCCTCCACGCCGCTGAAGGCCACGGCCGCCCTGCGGGATACGGCCGGGCAGGTGCGCGGCACCGCCACCTTCGAGCAGCAGGGCGGCGGGGTGCGCGTCAGCGTGACCGTCTCGGGCCTCACGCCCGGACAGCACGGCATGCACGTCCACGAGTTCGGGCGCTGCACGCCGGGCGTGGACGCCGCGACGAACACGGTCGTGGCCTTCGGCGGGGCCGGCGGACACTTCGATCCCGGCATGAGCCGCAACCACGACGACCCGCAGGCGGACAACCACGCGGGGCACGGCGGGGACCTGCCCATGCTGACGGTCGGCGCGGACGGCACCGGGCGCGCGAGCTTCACGACCGCCAAGGTCAGCCTGACCGGCATGAACGGCGTCCTGAACCGCTCGCTGGTCATTCACGCGCAACCCGACGATTACCGGAGCGACCCGTCCGGCCTGACCGGCGCGCGGGAACGCTGCGGGGTTATCACGCGCGACAGCTTCAGCGTGCGCGACTACCCGCTGCCCGGCCCGCAGGACTTCCCGGAAGGCGTGGCCGTCGACGCGGCCCGTGGCGTGGCGTACACCGGCAGCGCCGCGACCGGCACCATCTACGCCGTGAACCTGGGTAGCGGCGCCGTCACGAAATTCGCCGAGGGTGGCGGTCAGGGGCGCGCCTCCGCGCTGGGCCTGAAGGTGGACGCGCAGGGCCGCGTGTGGGCAGCGGGCGGCGCGAGCGGCACCGTCAGCGTCCTGCGGCCCGACGGGTTCCCGGTCGCGATCCTGAACACCCCCAAGTCGCCGAACGCGTACGTGAACGACCTGACGCCCGCCCCGGACGGCAACGTGTACGTCACGGATTCCAGCCGGCCCGTGATCTTCCGGGTCACGCCGGACCTGAAACTGAGCGCGTGGCTGGACCTGAGCGGCACGCCCATCCGCTACGCGCCGGGCATCAACCTGAACGGCATCGTCGCCACGCCGGACGGCCGGGCGCTGCTGACCGTGCAGCTGAACACCGGTGAGCTGTGGCGCATCGACCTGCGCACCAGGGCCGTGCGGCGCGTCATGACCGGCCTGACGCGCGGCGACGGGCTGCTGCTCGACGGGCGCACACTGTACGTGGTGCGTAACGCCGAGGGGGTCATCACGAAGGTCAACCTGAACGCCGACTTCACGGCCGGGCAGATCGTGGCCGAGGAGCCCCTGATGGGTCTGCGCTTCCCGACGACCCTCGCGGCGTTCGGCGGCGACCTGATCGTCCCGCAGGGGCAACTCGACAAGTTGCAGGGCGGCACACCCGAAACGCCGTTCCGCCTGACCCGCTTCAACAAGTTCTGA
- a CDS encoding DUF6174 domain-containing protein has translation MPPLRAALLLPAALVALSALNPAQAGGGGPRPVPAATCRDGYVRPDFTALKAQLTRARAQWNAGRPASYTYDLRQIAAPILFPETRVTVVGGRVTRTDLLPGQEGEPNQLAAQTIEARFDDLFQTLQRQARAACPEVQLSFDPALGYPTRLYSGMGDNGIADGFGEWTIRNFTPLK, from the coding sequence ATGCCCCCCCTGCGCGCCGCCCTGCTGCTCCCCGCCGCCCTGGTCGCCCTGAGCGCCCTGAACCCCGCGCAGGCTGGTGGCGGCGGTCCCCGACCCGTCCCGGCCGCCACCTGCCGCGACGGGTACGTGCGCCCGGACTTCACGGCCCTGAAAGCGCAACTGACCCGCGCCCGCGCCCAGTGGAACGCCGGGCGGCCCGCCAGTTACACCTACGACCTGCGCCAGATTGCCGCGCCCATCCTGTTCCCCGAAACCCGCGTGACCGTCGTGGGCGGCCGCGTGACCCGCACCGACCTGCTGCCCGGCCAGGAGGGCGAACCCAACCAGCTGGCCGCGCAGACCATCGAGGCGCGCTTCGACGACCTGTTCCAGACGCTGCAACGCCAGGCCCGTGCCGCCTGCCCGGAAGTGCAACTCAGCTTCGACCCGGCGCTCGGCTACCCCACCCGCCTGTACTCCGGCATGGGCGACAACGGCATTGCCGACGGCTTCGGCGAGTGGACCATCCGCAACTTCACACCCCTGAAGTAA
- a CDS encoding ABC transporter ATP-binding protein: protein MTKQGAPAIPAIEVRGLYKKYGQNSVLEDVYLTVKPGEVYALTGPNGAGKTTLIRTMTGLAFPTDGEVRLLGRDVHTDGQRARAYLGAVVEAPAKFYPQFTGTQNLQVHANLSAMAPGGRKISRDRIREVLALLELTRMADRRVEEYSLGQRQRLGVASAMLAEPKVLILDEPTSGLDPLGIGLIHRIVTSLATSGCAVVLSTHHLREIATYAHTVGILTGGRLVDTVDLRARQAAYRFRVDDPVGAAAVLERLPFVRRVSTRTPYAIAHLGGESRVPDALSHLSAEGIRVFEASPDHFDLYEYYRERVEQA, encoded by the coding sequence GTGACGAAGCAAGGTGCGCCAGCCATCCCAGCCATTGAGGTGCGGGGGCTGTACAAGAAATACGGCCAGAACAGTGTTCTGGAGGACGTGTACCTGACCGTGAAGCCCGGTGAGGTGTACGCGCTGACCGGGCCGAACGGAGCGGGTAAGACCACTCTGATCCGGACCATGACCGGCCTTGCCTTCCCCACGGACGGCGAGGTCAGACTCCTGGGCCGGGACGTGCATACCGACGGTCAGCGTGCCCGCGCCTACCTGGGCGCCGTGGTGGAGGCTCCGGCGAAGTTCTACCCGCAGTTCACGGGCACCCAGAACCTGCAGGTCCACGCGAACCTGTCGGCCATGGCGCCGGGCGGCCGCAAGATCAGCCGCGACCGCATCCGCGAGGTGCTGGCGCTACTGGAACTGACCCGCATGGCCGACCGCCGCGTCGAGGAGTACTCGCTGGGGCAGCGGCAGCGGCTGGGCGTGGCGAGCGCCATGCTGGCCGAACCCAAGGTCCTGATCCTGGACGAACCCACCAGCGGCCTCGATCCCCTCGGCATCGGGCTGATCCACCGGATCGTGACCAGCCTCGCCACGAGCGGCTGCGCGGTCGTCCTGAGCACCCACCACCTGCGCGAGATCGCCACGTACGCCCATACAGTCGGCATCCTGACCGGCGGGCGACTGGTGGACACCGTGGACCTGCGCGCCCGGCAGGCCGCGTACCGCTTCCGGGTGGACGACCCGGTCGGGGCGGCCGCCGTGCTCGAACGCCTGCCGTTCGTGCGCCGGGTCAGTACCCGCACGCCGTACGCCATCGCGCACCTGGGCGGCGAGTCCCGCGTCCCCGACGCCCTGTCGCACCTGAGTGCCGAGGGCATCCGCGTGTTCGAGGCCAGCCCGGACCACTTCGACCTGTACGAGTACTACCGCGAACGCGTGGAGCAAGCCTGA